The following proteins come from a genomic window of Winogradskyella sp. PC-19:
- a CDS encoding NupC/NupG family nucleoside CNT transporter — translation MKHFLLAVAAIFFGLNISAQELEKEWQLNTGETFKLNDGSFNHNDLSGDYIRQNNLLVLYHNDSINTVERYKITELTDSTLVFGNSLKTFNLENIPEKLEINNSINPQDEIVPSQGFSLNSLWRGILGMVTLLFIAFLFSSNRKAINWKTIGIGLAFQLVIAVGVLKVEFVKTAFEFIGKGFIEILKFTQAGSQFLFGDMLNIDSFGYIFAFQVLPTIIFFSALTSVLFYLGIIQKVVKGMGWLLTKVLGISGAESLSVAGNIFLGQTEAPLLIKAYLEKMNKSEILLVMIGGMATVAGAVLAAYIGFLGGDDPELQLFYAKHLLAASVMAAPGAIVISKILFPQVEEINTDVSVSQEKIGSNILESIANGTTEGLRLAVNVGAMLLVFVAFIAMINGILGGIGEITSINEWVVANTPYQSLSLELILGYTFAPLMWLIGIAQEDMALMGQLLGIKLAASEFVGYIQLADLKDVTSATHLKYQKSVIMATYMLCGFANFASIGIQIGGIGSLAPGQRKQLSKFGIKALIGGTIASLISATIAGMIIG, via the coding sequence ATGAAACATTTTTTATTAGCTGTTGCAGCTATTTTTTTTGGACTGAATATTAGTGCTCAAGAGCTAGAAAAAGAGTGGCAACTAAATACTGGAGAAACTTTTAAATTAAATGATGGAAGCTTCAATCACAATGATTTATCTGGTGATTACATTCGTCAAAACAACTTATTAGTTTTATATCATAACGATTCAATAAATACTGTTGAACGTTACAAAATCACAGAACTTACAGATTCTACATTAGTTTTCGGAAACAGTCTTAAGACTTTCAACCTAGAAAATATTCCTGAGAAACTTGAAATTAATAATAGTATCAACCCACAAGACGAAATAGTTCCAAGTCAAGGTTTTTCATTAAATAGTCTTTGGAGAGGTATTTTAGGAATGGTGACTCTACTGTTTATTGCCTTTTTATTTAGTAGCAATCGTAAAGCTATTAATTGGAAAACCATTGGTATCGGCTTGGCATTTCAACTAGTTATTGCAGTTGGTGTTTTAAAAGTAGAATTTGTAAAAACTGCCTTTGAATTCATAGGAAAAGGATTTATAGAAATCCTAAAATTTACTCAGGCTGGTAGTCAATTCCTATTTGGAGATATGCTTAATATTGATTCTTTTGGATACATATTTGCTTTTCAAGTACTACCAACAATAATATTCTTTTCTGCATTAACTTCAGTACTATTTTATCTTGGAATTATTCAAAAAGTAGTTAAGGGAATGGGATGGCTATTAACAAAAGTATTAGGTATTTCTGGCGCAGAAAGTCTAAGTGTTGCAGGTAATATTTTCTTAGGACAAACCGAAGCACCATTACTTATTAAGGCTTATTTAGAAAAAATGAATAAGTCAGAGATTCTACTTGTAATGATTGGTGGAATGGCTACAGTAGCTGGCGCTGTTTTAGCGGCTTACATTGGATTTTTAGGCGGCGATGATCCAGAGTTACAATTATTTTACGCTAAGCATTTATTAGCCGCATCTGTTATGGCTGCTCCAGGAGCAATTGTAATTTCAAAAATATTATTTCCACAAGTTGAAGAAATTAATACAGATGTTTCTGTTTCCCAAGAGAAAATTGGCTCTAATATTTTAGAATCTATCGCCAACGGAACTACTGAAGGTCTTAGGCTAGCAGTTAACGTCGGCGCTATGCTATTGGTATTTGTAGCTTTTATAGCAATGATAAACGGAATATTAGGTGGTATTGGAGAAATTACATCAATAAACGAATGGGTAGTTGCTAATACACCGTACCAAAGCCTATCATTAGAATTAATTTTGGGTTACACCTTCGCACCTCTAATGTGGTTAATAGGCATTGCTCAGGAAGATATGGCATTAATGGGACAACTTCTAGGAATTAAATTAGCAGCTAGCGAATTTGTAGGCTATATACAATTAGCTGATTTAAAAGATGTGACTAGTGCGACGCATTTAAAATATCAAAAATCTGTAATCATGGCAACTTACATGCTTTGTGGTTTTGCAAACTTTGCGTCTATAGGCATACAAATTGGTGGTATAGGTTCACTAGCACCAGGACAGCGTAAACAATTATCCAAATTTGGGATTAAGGCCTTAATTGGAGGTACAATTGCATCATTAATTTCTGCTACAATAGCTGGAATGATTATTGGCTAG
- a CDS encoding dihydrofolate reductase, whose translation MFGKKKQTSSIDKDQLELIENAQKRIKQKKRLYIHFVIFLIGAVFLIIANTFLGIGEDFTIAGINWFVYAILAWLFLFIYHFVNVFITNKFMGKDWEKQQLDKLVAKQQQRINKLEERLSTKDTGVTKAKVIKEIKTPIVTSKKNKNSELTIIVAAGENNAIGKDNDLIWHLSDDLKRFKQLTNGHHIIMGRKTFESFPKPLPNRIHIVITRQEKYQATDGVIIVNSLADALDAARSDKNPFVIGGGEIYKQAMPLADKLEITRVHATFDDADTFFPEIDSNLWEEKSRITHDADEKHAHAFSFITYVKR comes from the coding sequence ATGTTCGGCAAGAAAAAACAAACCTCATCTATAGACAAAGACCAATTAGAGCTTATTGAAAATGCTCAAAAACGTATTAAACAAAAAAAGCGTTTGTACATTCATTTTGTCATATTCTTAATCGGTGCTGTTTTTCTGATTATTGCTAACACCTTTTTGGGTATCGGCGAAGATTTTACAATTGCAGGAATTAATTGGTTTGTTTATGCTATTTTGGCTTGGTTATTTCTATTTATCTATCATTTCGTTAATGTGTTTATCACAAACAAATTCATGGGTAAAGACTGGGAAAAACAGCAACTTGATAAACTTGTTGCAAAGCAGCAACAACGCATTAATAAACTTGAAGAAAGACTTTCTACAAAAGATACAGGTGTAACAAAAGCTAAAGTCATAAAGGAGATAAAAACACCAATTGTTACTTCTAAAAAAAATAAGAATTCTGAGTTAACTATAATTGTAGCGGCAGGAGAAAACAATGCTATCGGTAAGGACAATGACCTTATCTGGCATTTGAGTGATGACCTTAAACGCTTTAAGCAATTAACAAACGGACATCATATTATCATGGGACGTAAAACGTTTGAAAGTTTTCCAAAACCTTTACCAAATCGAATTCATATTGTAATCACAAGGCAAGAAAAATATCAAGCGACCGATGGTGTTATAATCGTTAACTCATTGGCCGATGCTTTAGATGCCGCTCGTTCAGACAAAAATCCTTTTGTTATTGGTGGAGGTGAAATCTACAAACAAGCTATGCCTTTAGCAGACAAATTAGAGATTACTAGAGTACATGCTACTTTTGATGATGCAGACACCTTTTTTCCTGAAATAGATTCTAATTTATGGGAAGAAAAAAGTAGAATCACTCATGATGCAGACGAAAAGCATGCCCATGCGTTTTCTTTTATCACTTACGTAAAGAGATAA
- a CDS encoding thymidylate synthase, which translates to MKQYHDLVKHVLAEGNQKGDRTGTGTKSVFGYQMRFDLSEGFPMVTTKKLHLKSIIYELLWFLKGDTNINYLTENGVRIWNDWADENGDLGPVYGHQWRNWNDDEIDQIRDVIKTLKTSPNSRRMMVSAWNPSVMPDTSKSFSENVANGKAALPPCHAFFQFYVAEGKLSCQLYQRSADIFLGVPFNIASYALFTMMMAQVCGYQPGDFIHTFGDAHIYNNHMEQLELQLSRDIRPLPKMILNPEIKDIFEFDFEDFTLVDYNPHPHIKGVVAV; encoded by the coding sequence ATGAAGCAATACCACGACCTAGTAAAACACGTTTTAGCCGAAGGTAACCAAAAAGGAGATAGAACAGGAACAGGAACAAAAAGTGTTTTTGGATACCAAATGCGTTTTGATTTAAGTGAAGGTTTTCCAATGGTAACTACAAAAAAGTTACATCTTAAATCTATTATCTACGAATTGCTTTGGTTTTTAAAAGGTGATACAAACATTAATTATTTGACTGAAAATGGCGTTCGTATTTGGAACGATTGGGCTGACGAAAACGGTGACTTAGGTCCTGTTTATGGACACCAATGGCGCAACTGGAATGATGACGAAATAGACCAAATTAGAGATGTAATTAAGACTTTAAAAACTAGTCCAAATAGTCGTCGCATGATGGTATCTGCTTGGAATCCATCAGTAATGCCAGACACTTCAAAATCTTTTTCAGAAAATGTCGCTAATGGTAAAGCTGCGCTTCCGCCATGTCATGCATTTTTTCAGTTTTATGTCGCTGAAGGAAAATTATCTTGTCAATTATATCAACGTAGTGCAGACATATTTTTAGGTGTACCTTTTAATATTGCATCATACGCACTATTCACAATGATGATGGCTCAGGTTTGTGGTTATCAGCCAGGAGACTTTATTCATACTTTTGGTGATGCACATATTTATAATAACCATATGGAGCAGTTAGAATTACAACTGTCAAGAGACATAAGACCTTTACCAAAAATGATTTTGAATCCAGAAATTAAAGATATTTTTGAATTTGATTTCGAAGATTTCACATTAGTAGATTATAATCCTCATCCACATATCAAAGGAGTAGTTGCAGTATAG
- a CDS encoding electron transfer flavoprotein subunit alpha/FixB family protein, whose product MSVLVYTESENGKLKKAALECVSYAKAIADEMGTSVTAVTINADDADALGNFGASKVLNVKNDALSTFNAKKYASVIAEAAKQEGAKVAIVSSSADSKYLAPLLSVSLEAGYVSNVVEKPSSLAPFTVKRTAFTNKAFANTEISTDVKLIGLSNNSFGLVESGGSASVEEFSPAVADSEVSVESVDKAVGKVTIADADVVISGGRGLKGPENWGLVEDLAEVLGAATACSKPVSDLGWRSHGEHVGQTGKPVATNLYIAIGISGAIQHLAGISASKVKVVINTDPEAPFFKAADYGIVGDAFEVVPVLTEKLKAFKAQNA is encoded by the coding sequence ATGTCAGTTTTAGTATATACAGAATCAGAAAACGGAAAATTAAAAAAAGCAGCATTAGAGTGTGTGTCTTACGCAAAAGCTATAGCAGATGAGATGGGAACTAGCGTAACGGCGGTTACTATTAATGCAGATGATGCTGATGCTTTAGGAAACTTTGGTGCATCTAAAGTATTGAATGTTAAAAATGATGCTCTAAGCACATTTAATGCAAAAAAGTATGCATCGGTTATTGCCGAAGCGGCGAAACAAGAAGGCGCAAAAGTAGCCATCGTAAGCTCAAGTGCAGATAGCAAGTATTTAGCTCCTCTTTTATCGGTAAGTTTAGAAGCAGGTTATGTATCTAACGTGGTAGAAAAGCCATCAAGCTTAGCTCCTTTTACTGTAAAGCGTACAGCTTTTACAAACAAAGCTTTTGCTAACACAGAAATTAGTACAGATGTAAAATTAATAGGTCTGTCAAACAACTCATTTGGTTTAGTAGAATCTGGGGGTTCTGCTTCAGTAGAAGAATTCTCACCAGCAGTTGCAGATTCAGAAGTTTCAGTAGAATCTGTTGATAAAGCCGTTGGAAAAGTAACTATCGCAGATGCAGATGTAGTGATATCTGGTGGTCGTGGATTAAAAGGCCCAGAAAATTGGGGATTAGTCGAAGACCTTGCTGAAGTTTTAGGTGCAGCAACTGCATGTTCTAAGCCAGTATCTGATTTAGGATGGCGTTCACATGGTGAGCACGTTGGTCAAACTGGTAAGCCTGTGGCGACCAATCTATACATTGCGATTGGTATTTCAGGAGCTATCCAACATTTAGCTGGTATTAGTGCTTCAAAAGTAAAAGTTGTCATAAATACAGACCCGGAAGCACCTTTCTTTAAGGCTGCAGATTATGGTATTGTTGGCGATGCGTTTGAAGTAGTTCCTGTATTGACAGAAAAACTAAAAGCTTTCAAAGCACAAAACGCTTAA
- a CDS encoding bifunctional nuclease family protein: MSLVRLNIKGISYSQTQNGAYALILNEVDGDRKLPIVIGAFEAQSIAIALEKEIRPPRPLTHDLFKNFSDRFQIIVKQVIIHKLVDGVFYSSLICERDNIEEIIDARTSDAIALALRFQAPIFTYKNILDKAGIYLKVNPNKEEQDEDSILMDELIAEEIETTAFGDEDIYKDKSLEELHKLLDEAVNDEDYEVAAKIRDEISKR; encoded by the coding sequence ATGAGTTTAGTACGTTTAAACATAAAGGGCATATCGTATAGCCAAACCCAAAATGGCGCTTATGCTTTAATATTAAATGAGGTTGATGGTGACCGAAAACTACCTATAGTTATAGGCGCTTTTGAAGCACAGTCTATTGCTATTGCTTTAGAAAAAGAGATTCGTCCTCCTCGACCATTGACTCACGATTTATTCAAAAATTTCTCAGACCGCTTTCAAATAATAGTTAAGCAAGTTATTATTCATAAACTTGTTGATGGTGTTTTTTATTCGAGTTTAATTTGCGAACGTGATAATATTGAAGAAATAATAGATGCACGAACAAGTGATGCTATTGCATTAGCGTTACGTTTTCAGGCTCCAATTTTTACTTACAAAAACATACTAGACAAAGCCGGAATTTATTTAAAAGTAAATCCTAATAAAGAAGAACAAGATGAAGATAGTATTTTAATGGACGAGCTTATTGCTGAAGAAATTGAAACCACTGCCTTTGGAGATGAAGATATTTATAAAGACAAATCGTTAGAAGAATTACATAAACTCTTAGACGAAGCTGTAAATGACGAAGATTATGAAGTTGCAGCAAAAATAAGAGACGAAATTTCTAAACGTTAA
- a CDS encoding ABC transporter ATP-binding protein, whose translation MSTLKISNLSKTYANGVKALDNVSLELENGMFGLLGPNGAGKSSLMRTLATLQEADSGTATLDDIDILKQPAELRKVLGYLPQEFGVYPRITAEQLLNHIAVLKGITNPKERKLLVRYLLDKVNLYDKRNKSVKGFSGGMKQRVGIAQALIGNPKLIIVDEPTAGLDPGERNRFYNLLADVGKEVIVILSTHIVEDVHELCTKMAIMNFGEIVYHGSPKDATEALNGKVYQKIVGRDELKTYASDYKIISNKMVGGQPLIHVFSEDHPQNGFEQVSPNLEDVFFSKINTANVLV comes from the coding sequence ATGAGCACATTAAAAATTTCCAATTTATCTAAAACTTACGCTAACGGTGTTAAAGCTTTAGACAATGTATCTTTAGAATTAGAAAATGGAATGTTTGGTCTTTTAGGACCAAATGGCGCAGGAAAATCATCACTAATGCGTACGCTAGCAACATTGCAAGAAGCAGATTCTGGCACAGCTACTTTAGACGATATAGACATCCTAAAACAACCTGCCGAATTACGTAAAGTCCTCGGATATTTACCACAAGAGTTTGGTGTGTATCCTCGTATTACTGCTGAGCAATTGCTTAATCATATAGCAGTATTAAAAGGTATTACCAATCCTAAAGAACGAAAATTACTGGTGAGATATCTACTGGACAAAGTGAATCTTTATGATAAACGAAACAAGTCTGTAAAAGGATTTTCTGGTGGTATGAAACAACGTGTTGGCATTGCTCAGGCACTCATTGGAAATCCAAAACTAATTATTGTAGATGAACCAACAGCAGGTTTAGATCCGGGAGAACGTAACCGTTTTTATAATCTCTTAGCTGATGTTGGTAAAGAAGTCATTGTAATTTTGTCTACACATATTGTTGAAGATGTACATGAACTTTGTACCAAAATGGCAATCATGAACTTTGGCGAAATTGTATATCACGGTTCTCCAAAAGATGCTACCGAAGCACTTAACGGTAAAGTATATCAAAAAATAGTAGGTAGAGATGAGCTAAAAACTTATGCTTCGGATTATAAGATTATCTCAAACAAAATGGTTGGTGGACAACCATTAATACATGTATTTAGTGAAGACCATCCGCAAAATGGTTTTGAACAAGTATCTCCAAATCTGGAGGATGTTTTCTTTTCAAAAATAAATACAGCAAACGTACTTGTTTAA
- a CDS encoding energy transducer TonB, which yields MPEKVPVYKGCKPKWSNKKLKDCMSLKIAQYILSGFNSKEAVKKSGLISGADVTIFVFFKIDETGKVFDIKAKASRKALEKEVIRLVKGLPKIEPGYQGNKPVTVPYSLPIRFKVSF from the coding sequence ATGCCAGAAAAAGTTCCTGTTTACAAAGGTTGTAAACCGAAATGGAGTAATAAAAAATTAAAGGATTGTATGTCACTAAAAATTGCACAATACATACTATCAGGATTTAATTCAAAAGAAGCTGTCAAGAAATCTGGACTCATATCAGGTGCTGATGTTACAATATTTGTATTTTTTAAAATAGACGAAACAGGAAAAGTATTTGATATAAAAGCCAAAGCTTCAAGAAAAGCTTTAGAAAAAGAGGTAATTAGATTAGTAAAAGGTTTACCTAAAATTGAACCTGGATATCAGGGAAATAAACCAGTTACAGTTCCCTATTCACTGCCAATACGATTTAAAGTTTCTTTCTAG